One Sphingopyxis macrogoltabida genomic region harbors:
- a CDS encoding MAPEG family protein — protein MIILPISLTIAAGAALLNLWLTVRVGRVRTQEKIFVGDGGNEAVIRRMRAHSNFVENTAFVLILLALIELGIGSSLWLWGAGALYLVGRILHALGMDGMRWGRIAGTVITIMAQLGLAITALVAVYLTPVSFTSTEIVETEAVAPR, from the coding sequence ATGATAATCTTGCCGATCAGCCTGACCATCGCCGCGGGGGCCGCGCTGCTCAACCTCTGGCTTACCGTCCGCGTCGGGCGGGTGCGAACGCAAGAGAAGATTTTCGTCGGCGATGGCGGCAATGAGGCGGTGATCCGCCGCATGCGCGCGCACAGCAATTTCGTCGAAAACACCGCCTTCGTGCTGATCCTGCTCGCGCTGATCGAACTCGGCATCGGCTCGTCGCTATGGCTGTGGGGCGCGGGCGCGCTCTATCTTGTCGGGCGCATTCTCCACGCGCTCGGCATGGACGGCATGCGTTGGGGCCGGATAGCGGGAACGGTCATCACCATAATGGCCCAGCTCGGGCTCGCGATCACCGCGCTCGTCGCGGTTTACCTGACCCCGGTCAGCTTTACGTCAACCGAGATCGTCGAAACCGAAGCGGTCGCGCCCAGATAG
- a CDS encoding LysR substrate-binding domain-containing protein, which yields MARLPPLSSMEAFLEVARHGTVKAAATELGLSMPALSRRIQTLEHAVGRPLFNRHHHGLSLTEAGRELQDHLAPILDELRGAISRAGSPDASLRLHLNVLPLFAQQRLFPRLPELRREHPELHIDIETMSHGEARLGDGIDAAIALARAIDPALYAARLDQDKVFPIASRTLTDGDRPLTVPEQLQRSTILLHREMPETFSEWKQAIGMPYLEPAGTDFFDSGPLMLEAAAQGIGVAFMHGHHFDDAQDPRLVRLFDFDVDSPYSYWFVCRPRALRQPAVKLFHDWLLAAKI from the coding sequence ATGGCACGTCTTCCTCCCCTCAGCAGTATGGAGGCCTTTCTCGAGGTCGCCCGCCACGGCACGGTAAAGGCCGCGGCAACCGAGCTCGGACTGTCGATGCCGGCGCTGTCGCGGCGCATCCAGACGCTCGAACATGCCGTCGGGCGGCCATTGTTCAACCGCCACCATCACGGGCTCAGCCTGACCGAGGCGGGGCGCGAGTTGCAGGATCATCTGGCACCGATCCTCGACGAACTGCGGGGCGCGATCAGCCGCGCCGGCAGCCCCGATGCCTCGCTCCGTCTTCACCTCAACGTCCTGCCGCTCTTTGCGCAGCAGCGCCTCTTCCCGCGCCTGCCCGAACTGCGCCGCGAGCACCCCGAACTGCATATCGATATCGAGACGATGTCGCATGGCGAGGCACGGCTGGGCGACGGCATCGACGCCGCGATCGCGCTGGCGCGGGCGATCGACCCCGCGCTTTATGCGGCGCGGCTCGATCAGGACAAGGTCTTCCCGATCGCCTCGCGCACGCTGACCGACGGCGACCGCCCGCTCACCGTCCCCGAGCAGCTCCAGCGCTCGACGATTCTCCTCCACCGCGAAATGCCCGAGACGTTCAGCGAGTGGAAGCAGGCGATCGGCATGCCCTATCTCGAACCGGCGGGGACCGATTTCTTCGATTCGGGACCGTTGATGCTCGAAGCGGCGGCGCAGGGCATCGGGGTCGCCTTCATGCACGGCCATCATTTCGACGATGCGCAGGATCCGCGGCTCGTCCGGCTGTTCGATTTCGACGTCGACAGCCCGTACAGCTACTGGTTCGTCTGCCGCCCGCGCGCGCTGCGCCAGCCGGCGGTCAAGCTGTTCCACGACTGGCTGCTGGCGGCGAAAATCTGA
- a CDS encoding MBL fold metallo-hydrolase — protein sequence MNAPNPPPNPPMRAAIVPVTAFEQNCTLMWCTETNKAAFIDPGGDLEKLREAVRQTGVEVEKILVTHGHMDHCGQAGVLAKELGVPIEGPHEDDRFWIERLGEDGARFGMTGEIFEPDRWLVDGDTVTVGNLVIDVIHCPGHTPGHVVFHHAPSKLAVVGDVLFQGSIGRTDFPRGNHQQLLDSITQKLWPLGGDTTFLPGHGPHSNFAHERRTNPYVSDMAMGG from the coding sequence ATGAACGCTCCCAATCCCCCCCCAAATCCCCCCATGCGCGCGGCGATCGTGCCGGTTACCGCCTTCGAACAGAATTGCACCCTGATGTGGTGCACCGAGACGAACAAGGCGGCCTTCATCGATCCGGGCGGCGATCTCGAAAAGCTCCGGGAAGCGGTGCGGCAGACCGGGGTGGAGGTCGAAAAGATCCTCGTCACCCATGGTCATATGGACCATTGCGGTCAGGCCGGGGTGTTGGCGAAAGAGCTGGGCGTACCGATCGAGGGCCCGCACGAGGACGACCGTTTCTGGATCGAACGGCTGGGCGAGGATGGCGCGCGCTTTGGCATGACGGGCGAAATTTTCGAGCCCGACCGCTGGCTCGTCGACGGCGACACAGTCACCGTCGGCAATCTGGTCATCGACGTCATCCACTGTCCGGGACACACGCCCGGCCATGTCGTCTTCCATCACGCGCCGTCGAAGCTGGCGGTGGTCGGCGACGTGCTGTTCCAGGGATCGATCGGCCGCACCGACTTTCCGCGCGGCAATCACCAGCAGCTGCTCGATTCGATCACGCAGAAGCTGTGGCCGCTCGGCGGCGACACGACCTTCCTGCCCGGACACGGGCCGCACAGTAATTTCGCGCACGAACGGCGGACGAACCCCTATGTCAGCGATATGGCGATGGGCGGGTAA
- a CDS encoding EamA family transporter, whose protein sequence is MRSTSGQHAAAIGICAALASQISMNLGAGFAKQLFPMLGAYGMTSLRTALAAAMLFALYRPWRHPVTRAAIPALLIYGAMLGTMNLTYYQALARIPIGIATGIEVMGPLAVVLLASRRPRDFLWLGLAVLGLILLLPLGHDDRLDPVGIAFAFAAAACWALYIIFGKRVAGTLGSNAAPWGMLVAAVLTLPIGLGTTGMILFSPAVLLIGAGIALLSSAIPYSLEIEAMRRLPAHVFGMLLGASPAVGALAGYVILDEVMTPVQWLAIACIIVSAIGSSVVASRPTTTLET, encoded by the coding sequence CGATCCACCTCGGGCCAGCACGCCGCCGCAATCGGCATCTGCGCGGCGCTGGCGTCTCAGATATCGATGAATCTCGGCGCGGGTTTCGCCAAGCAGCTGTTTCCGATGCTCGGCGCTTATGGCATGACATCGCTTCGGACCGCGCTGGCCGCGGCGATGCTCTTTGCCCTGTATCGCCCGTGGCGACACCCGGTTACCCGCGCCGCCATCCCCGCGCTGCTGATCTATGGCGCGATGCTGGGCACCATGAACCTGACCTATTATCAGGCGCTGGCCCGCATTCCGATCGGGATTGCGACGGGGATCGAGGTGATGGGCCCGCTTGCCGTCGTGCTGCTGGCGTCGCGCCGTCCTCGCGATTTCTTGTGGCTCGGGCTGGCAGTTCTCGGCCTGATCCTGCTTTTGCCGCTCGGGCATGACGACAGGCTCGATCCCGTCGGGATCGCCTTTGCTTTCGCCGCCGCCGCCTGCTGGGCGCTCTACATCATCTTCGGCAAGCGGGTCGCGGGCACGCTCGGGAGCAACGCGGCGCCGTGGGGCATGCTCGTTGCGGCCGTGCTGACCCTGCCGATCGGGCTGGGCACGACGGGAATGATATTATTCTCGCCCGCCGTCCTGCTGATCGGCGCCGGCATTGCGCTCCTGTCGAGCGCGATCCCCTATTCGCTGGAGATCGAAGCGATGCGCCGGTTGCCGGCGCATGTGTTCGGCATGCTGCTGGGCGCGTCCCCGGCGGTCGGGGCGCTGGCGGGCTATGTGATTCTCGATGAGGTAATGACGCCGGTCCAGTGGCTCGCGATCGCCTGCATCATCGTTTCGGCGATCGGCAGCTCGGTCGTCGCATCGCGGCCGACGACCACGCTGGAGACCTGA